GCGCGCTGATTTGAAAGTGTTAGTCGCGTGCCCGGAGAACAGCGCTTTTCCATGTCGCGTACATATTAAGGGCCCGTCGACAATCGAGCTCCGTCTTCCTTCCAAAAAGTGTTTGATTTTTTTAAAGGCTTTGGGCGGGATATCAATTTGTCGAAGCTTCTCCCCCTTACCAATTATCGGCACCGTTATTGTTTGTTCATCGGCCTTTTCGGCTTGAGCAATGCGTGCCCTCAAATCACTCGTGAGGAGATTTCGGGAGTCGGTCACTTCGGCACTTCGCAGGCCGCAGTAGTAACCCATGTGAAGCACTAGCTCATCGCGTTCTTTTTCGAATGCGGATTGGGTTTTGATACTGCCCAGGAGTCTTTCAAAGATGTCTTTTTCGACGTACTTATTGTACAGGTCGAAGTTAACTCTCTTCTTCCCATCGCCCTGTTTCTTCTGTTCATCGGGAATGAAGTGATAGGAGAAGGATGCTGGAGCATCAAGCATGCCGAGCCCCCAGGCGTGCGCGTAGAACAATTTGAGCGTGGAGATATGGCGCCTGATCGACTTGTCGGAACATGACCTTGCCACTTTTAGATGGCCATACAGATAGCCTGACATGTCTGCGTTTGTAAGCAGCTTCCAGTCTTGATCGTGAGCCTCCAGCGCCTCGAAGAAGCTTCTTAGGTCATGTGCGCAGGAGCGGATTGAATTCGGTAGTTGACCCTCTTGGGCGAGGTGTATCAGGAAGAGCGTGGGAGCAGGAACGATGCTCTGTTCTGTGAGAGGGCCATCTTCGAGGATGGCGTAGGTGCTGAGGGGGCCGCCTGACCAGTTGATCTCCTTCACATACTTGACTTTCACCGCTTAGCTTCCCGATCTCGTGAAGCACCATTCGCTTCATAAAACCAAGCTAATCAGCAGGTTATGTTGCTGTCAATGTGCCAGGGGAAAGAATGTCAACGTTTATTAAAAACGGGACTCTCTCGGATAAACCTCGCCGATGCTCGGCACCAGGTTGTGCAGGTCGGCTTCGGCTTTCTGATAACTCGGGTCGTAGCGGGTGCAATTCTTGCGACCGCCTTCCTGCCAGCATTGACGCTGATGGCCGAACTGCCAGGCTGGAACGATGTGCTCCCATTCGATACGGGACGCCCGTTTGGCATTCTTGCGTGGGACGTAGCCGCAGGCGGCCAGATCGACCTTGTTGCCGGTGTATTTGCACCCGCAATAAAACTCGGTTGATTGTGGGGCGTACAGCTTCCAGGCGACCTTCTTGGCCTCGGTGAAAGTACGCGGTGCGCCAGCTTGCGCACCAAGAGAAATGAACAGCAACAGCACAGCAGCAAAACGCAGAATCATTGAATCAATCTTCCTTCGGCACAACCCAGAAAATCTGTACGCCGCCATCGTCGCGGTAGGCGAGGGTGACGTTGTCGTTCTCGTCGATCTCTTCCAGCAAGCGCTCCCACTCATCCACCGGCTCGTCCGGAAGACGGAAGATCAGTGCGGCTTTGGCTTTCTGTGCGGTAGGGGAGTTGATGATTTTTTGAACGCGCATGCCCATGCGTTCGTAAGCGTCAGGAGCATCAGGGGAAGTGGCCACGAGGTTATCCTTATTAAGCTGTACGTGCATACAGTATTTAACTGTAGGCATTTTCGCAACTGCTTAAAATTCAAGAAAATCCTCTGACAGCGGTTTTCCGATTTTGATGTCTCGCAGGTGAAAATTTTTCTTTGAGAGAGAGGGGGGAGCTTCACCCTCCGTCAGGTTGACGAAGGGTGAAACCAGTGCCCGATCAGGAAAGGATCGGGCGAAGGCAGATCAATATTCCCAGAACATCCGTTGCAGCTCTTTGCTGTCGTTGGTCTTGGTCAGTGCAACCATGGCCAGGATGCGGGCTTTCTGTGGGTTCAGGTCGTGAGCAACCACCCAGTCGTATTTATCGTCAGGCTGTTCGGCGTTACGCAGGACGAAACCACCGGCATTGACGTGAGACGAGCGAATGATCTGCACGCCGTCCTTACGCAGCGCTTGTAGGGTCGGAACCACGCGGGAAGAAACCGAGCCGTTGCCGGTACCGGCATGGATGATCGCCTTGGCGCCGGACTGGGCGAGAGCCTTGTAGGCGGTGTCGCTGACATTGCCGTAGGAATAGGCGATTTCTACATCAGGAAGGCTCTTGATGTTCTTGATATCGAATTCCGAATCCATGGTGTGGCGCTTGGCTGGCAGGCGGAACCAGTAGGATTTGCCTTCAACCACCATGCCGAGCGGGCCCCAGGCGCTTTTGAAGGCTTCGGTCTTGATGTTGATCATCTTGCTGACATCGCGACCCGACTGGATATCATCGTTCAGGGTCACCAGTACGCCTTTGCCGCGAGCCTCTTTGCTGCTGGCGACGGCCACGGCGTTGTAGAGGTTCAGCATGCCGTCCGCCGACATGGCAGTGCCCGGGCGCATGGAGCCGACGACGATGATCGGCTTGTCGGTTTTTTCCACCAGGTTCAGGAAGTACGCGGTCTCTTCAAGGGTGTCAGTGCCATGGGTGATGACGATGCCGTCGACGTCTTTGCTGTCGGCCAGTTCCGAAACACGACGTCCCAATTGCAGGAGGTTTTCGTTGGTGATGCTTTCCGAGGCGATTTGCATGACTTGTTCGCCGCGAACATTGGCCAGCGTGCTCAGTTCGGGAATGCCGGCGATCAATTGTTCAATGCCCACTTTCGCAGCCTGATAGGTCGCGCTGTTGGCAGCACTGGCGCCCGCGCCGGCAATGGTGCCGCCGGTGGCCAGTACCACCACGTTGGCCAGCTTGGCCTGGGTTTCAGCTTCTTTTGCCTGGAGGGCGGTGGGCAGGAGCAGGAGGAGGGCCAAAGCGCCCGGAACGAAACTCTTCAAAGCAGATGTCATTATTTTTCTCTCTAGTAGTGAGACGGTGCTGATGCAGGTTCATCTAGATGCGCCCCGGGCCGATCTGAAATGCCAGGGGTGCAGGTAGGGAGCAGGATCTGTACCAGTCGTACTCTGCATGAGAGAAATGTTTAACCTTATGATTTAAATCAAGATTTATTCAGAGGGTGGTTGTGAATCCTCCTTGTTCATCCGGGTTTCCGAACAAGGTATGTTTTCGCGTTCGGCTCACCGAAAAGGACTACGGACCTTGTCCACAGACTGGGCTGGCAGCTTTTCAGATCGATGCTAAAGAAAACGGTGCGCTGGCCGATGCGTCTTCATAGGGATCCAATTTTTCAGGAGTTCAAATGTCATTGACTATCGGTTTGCCAAATCCCGGCGCGGTCACTATCGGCGGAAAAACGGCTGCTACGATCAATGCCCTGAGCGAGGCGAACGAGCAAGCATCGGCCGATGCGCTGGGTAAAGACGCGGGCGATACCAAGCAAGTCAGAACCGGTGGCGGCCCCGTGCAGGAAGAGGCGCCAGCCGAGAGCAGTGGCAATCAAAGCATCACGATCAAAATACTGCTCAAACGAATGAAGGAATTGCAGCAGCAATTGCAGGAGCAGCAACAGCAATTGGCTGCCGCGCAAGCTGCCAGCTATCCGACCGAAGAAGCCAAGACGACTGTGGTGATGTCGATTCAGGGGCAGATCGCAGACACCAATGCTGCACTCATGGAGGTGGCAGGCAACCTGGTACGTGAGATGGCCAAGGGGTCTGGCAGCGGCGGTGTGATCAACACAACCGCGTAGGAAAAGGGCCGATGACGGTTATTCGCCCTACAAAAAAAGCAGGTCTTCAGTCGTTGACAAATGTCGGCAGGATTCGCATAGTTCGGTCTACGCAAACGTTTGCGCGGCCTTCGCGATGGATTGAGTCATCGTGGGGTGCAGCGAGCTTACGCCAGCGCAAGCGTTGCTCACAATAATCATAAGATCGGAGTGAACCCATGAAGCTGCCATTCGCTGGACGTCTTCTTGCTGTCGCCATGCTGGCTGCCGCATCCGCCGCACTGCCTGTCTCTTCGGCTTTCGCCGAATCCCCTGAAAAACCCAAAGTCGCCCTGGTCATGAAATCTCTGGCCAACGAATTCTTCCTGACCATGGAAGACGGCGCCAAGGCCTACCAGAAAGAACATTCCGCCGATTTCGACCTGATCTCCAACGGCATCAAGGACGAAACCGATACGGCGGGGCAAACGCGCATCGTCGAGCAGATGATTCTGGCGAAGGTCAACGCACTGGTCATCGCACCGTCTGATTCGAAGGCGATGGTGCCGGTGATCAAGAAGGCCGTCGATGCCGGTATCACCGTGATCAACATCGACAACCAGCTCGATCCGGCTGTGATCAAAAGCAAGAACATCAGCGTTCCTTTCGTAGGCCCGGACAACCGCAAGGGCGCGCGTCTGGTGGGCGAGTACCTGGCCAAACAACTGAAGGCCGGTGACGAAGTCGGCATCATTGAAGGCGTCTCCACGACGACCAACGCCCAGCAGCGTACCGCTGGCTTCAAGGATGCGATGGAAGCTGCGCAGATCAAGGTTGTCTCCCTGCAGTCCGGTGATTGGGAAATCGACAAGGGCAACAAGGTGGCCGCTTCGATTCTCAGCGAATACCCGGACGTCAAGGCGCTGCTGGCCGGTAACGACAGCATGGCCGTAGGCGCCGTTTCTGCTGTGCGCGCTGCCGGCAAGGCCGGTCAGGTCCAGGTTGTCGGTTACGACAACATCAATGCCATCAAACCGATGCTCAAGGACGGCCGCGTTCTGGCGACTGCCGACCAGTACGCCGCCAAGCAAGCGGTGTTTGGTATCGAGACCGCGCTGAAAATCATCAAGGGCGAGAAAGTCGACAGTGGTGCAAATGGCGTGATCGAAACGCCGGTCGAGCTGGTCACCAAGTAAGTCCTTTGGCGACACAACGGCGCTCGTCCGTCCGGGCGAGCGCATGGAGATTTTTATGTCAGTTTCCGCTCCGAACGCTGTCCTCTCGGTCAGCGGTATCGGCAAGACCTATGCGCAACCGGTACTGACCGGCATCGACCTGACGTTGATGCGCGGTGAAGTGCTGGCGCTGACCGGTGAGAACGGTGCCGGCAAAAGCACCCTGTCGAAGATCATTGGCGGGCTGGTCACACCCACCACCGGCCAGATGCAGTTCCAGGGCAAGGAATATCGTCCCAGCAGTCGCACGCAGGCTGAAGAGCTGGGTGTGCGCATGGTCATGCAAGAGCTCAATCTGCTGCCAACGCTTTCCGTGGCGGAAAACCTGTTTCTCGACAACCTGCCGAGCAACGGTGGCTGGATCAGCCGCAAGCAGCTGCGCAAGGCCGCCATCGAGGCCATGGCTCAAGTCGGCCTTGATGCCATCGACCCGGACACACTGGTCGGCGAGCTGGGTATCGGTCACCAGCAAATGGTCGAAATCGCCCGTAACCTGATCGGCGATTGTCATGTGCTGATTCTCGACGAGCCGACCGCGATGCTGACCGCCCGCGAAGTCGAGATGTTGTTCGAGCAAATCACCCGGTTGCAGGCGCGCGGCGTCTCGATCATCTACATCTCCCACCGCCTCGAAGAACTGGCCCGGGTCGCACAGCGCATTGCCGTGTTGCGCGACGGCAACCTGGTTTGCGTCGAGCCGATGGCCAATTACAACAGCGAGCAACTCGTCACCCTGATGGTCGGTCGCGAGCTGGGCGAGCATATCGATCTGGGAGCTCGTCATATCGGCGAGCCCGCCTTGACGGTCAAAGGCCTGACCCGCTCTGACAAAGTTCGCGACGTGTCCTTTGAAGTGCGCACCGGTGAGATTTTTGGCATCTCGGGTCTGATCGGGGCAGGGCGCACCGAACTTTTGCGGTTGATCTTCGGCGCCGACGTCGCGGACAGCGGTACGGTGGCGCTCGGTTCTCCGGCAAAAACGGCAAGCATTCGCTCGCCAGTTGATGCAGTGCGCAACGGCATCGCCTTGATCACCGAGGATCGCAAGGGCGAAGGCCTGCTGCTGAGTCAGTCGATCAGCGCCAACATTGCCTTGGGTAACATGCCGGAAATTTCCAGCGGCGGGTTCGTCAACAACGGCGATGAAACGAAGCTCGCGCAGCGGCAGATCGACGCCATGCGCATCCGCAGTTCCAGCCCGACGCAGTTGGTGTCGGAGCTGTCCGGCGGCAATCAGCAAAAGGTGGTGATCGGTCGCTGGCTCGAGCGCGACTGTTCGGTGCTGCTGTTCGACGAGCCGACTCGCGGTATCGACGTCGGTGCCAAGTTCGACATTTATAACCTGCTTGGCGAACTGACCCGTCAGGGCAAAGCGCTGGTGGTGGTCTCCAGCGATCTGCGCGAGCTGATGCTGATCTGCGACCGTATCGGTGTGTTGTCGGCAGGGCGTCTGATCGACACGTTCGAGCGCGACAGCTGGACCCAGGACGACTTGCTTGCCGCCGCGTTCGCCGGCTACCAGAAACGTGATGCGTTGCTCAACGAAGCAGCGCCTAGGGATCTCCCATGAAAACTGCATCTTCCGCCGGCAAATCCAGTGGCAATTTCTACGGCCTCGGCACTTACCTGGGCCTGGCCGGCGCGTTGCTGGCAATGATTGCGCTGTTCTCGGTCATGAGCAGCCACTTCCTGTCGTACAACACCTTCAGCACCCTGGCCAACCAGATTCCCGACCTGATGGTTCTGGCGGTGGGCATGACGTTCGTCCTGATCATCGGCGGGATTGACCTGTCGGTAGGCTCGGTGTTGGCACTCGCGGCATCCACCGTCAGCGTGGCGATTCTTGGCTGGGGCTGGAGCGTATTGCCGGCTGCCTTGCTGGGTATGGCCGTCGCGGCGTTGGCCGGCACGGTTACCGGCTCGATTACCGTGGCATGGCGAATTCCGTCGTTCATTGTGTCGCTCGGTGTGCTGGAAATGGCCCGTGGCCTGGCCTATCAGATGACCGGTTCGCGCACGGCGTACATCGGTGACTCCTTCGCCTGGCTGTCGAACCCGATCGCCTTTGGAATTTCGCCGTCGTTCATCATTGCCCTGCTG
The window above is part of the Pseudomonas fluorescens genome. Proteins encoded here:
- a CDS encoding DUF1654 domain-containing protein; translation: MHVQLNKDNLVATSPDAPDAYERMGMRVQKIINSPTAQKAKAALIFRLPDEPVDEWERLLEEIDENDNVTLAYRDDGGVQIFWVVPKED
- a CDS encoding ABC transporter permease, encoding MKTASSAGKSSGNFYGLGTYLGLAGALLAMIALFSVMSSHFLSYNTFSTLANQIPDLMVLAVGMTFVLIIGGIDLSVGSVLALAASTVSVAILGWGWSVLPAALLGMAVAALAGTVTGSITVAWRIPSFIVSLGVLEMARGLAYQMTGSRTAYIGDSFAWLSNPIAFGISPSFIIALLVIFVAQAVLTRTVFGRYLIGIGTNEEAVRLAGINPKPYKILVFSLMGLLAGIAALFQISRLEAADPNAGSGLELQVIAAVVIGGTSLMGGRGSVISTFFGVLIISVLAAGLAQIGATEPTKRIITGAVIVIAVVLDTYRSQRASRRG
- a CDS encoding sugar ABC transporter substrate-binding protein, with the translated sequence MKLPFAGRLLAVAMLAAASAALPVSSAFAESPEKPKVALVMKSLANEFFLTMEDGAKAYQKEHSADFDLISNGIKDETDTAGQTRIVEQMILAKVNALVIAPSDSKAMVPVIKKAVDAGITVINIDNQLDPAVIKSKNISVPFVGPDNRKGARLVGEYLAKQLKAGDEVGIIEGVSTTTNAQQRTAGFKDAMEAAQIKVVSLQSGDWEIDKGNKVAASILSEYPDVKALLAGNDSMAVGAVSAVRAAGKAGQVQVVGYDNINAIKPMLKDGRVLATADQYAAKQAVFGIETALKIIKGEKVDSGANGVIETPVELVTK
- a CDS encoding sugar ABC transporter ATP-binding protein yields the protein MSVSAPNAVLSVSGIGKTYAQPVLTGIDLTLMRGEVLALTGENGAGKSTLSKIIGGLVTPTTGQMQFQGKEYRPSSRTQAEELGVRMVMQELNLLPTLSVAENLFLDNLPSNGGWISRKQLRKAAIEAMAQVGLDAIDPDTLVGELGIGHQQMVEIARNLIGDCHVLILDEPTAMLTAREVEMLFEQITRLQARGVSIIYISHRLEELARVAQRIAVLRDGNLVCVEPMANYNSEQLVTLMVGRELGEHIDLGARHIGEPALTVKGLTRSDKVRDVSFEVRTGEIFGISGLIGAGRTELLRLIFGADVADSGTVALGSPAKTASIRSPVDAVRNGIALITEDRKGEGLLLSQSISANIALGNMPEISSGGFVNNGDETKLAQRQIDAMRIRSSSPTQLVSELSGGNQQKVVIGRWLERDCSVLLFDEPTRGIDVGAKFDIYNLLGELTRQGKALVVVSSDLRELMLICDRIGVLSAGRLIDTFERDSWTQDDLLAAAFAGYQKRDALLNEAAPRDLP
- a CDS encoding asparaginase; the encoded protein is MTSALKSFVPGALALLLLLPTALQAKEAETQAKLANVVVLATGGTIAGAGASAANSATYQAAKVGIEQLIAGIPELSTLANVRGEQVMQIASESITNENLLQLGRRVSELADSKDVDGIVITHGTDTLEETAYFLNLVEKTDKPIIVVGSMRPGTAMSADGMLNLYNAVAVASSKEARGKGVLVTLNDDIQSGRDVSKMINIKTEAFKSAWGPLGMVVEGKSYWFRLPAKRHTMDSEFDIKNIKSLPDVEIAYSYGNVSDTAYKALAQSGAKAIIHAGTGNGSVSSRVVPTLQALRKDGVQIIRSSHVNAGGFVLRNAEQPDDKYDWVVAHDLNPQKARILAMVALTKTNDSKELQRMFWEY
- a CDS encoding tyrosine-type recombinase/integrase; this translates as MKVKYVKEINWSGGPLSTYAILEDGPLTEQSIVPAPTLFLIHLAQEGQLPNSIRSCAHDLRSFFEALEAHDQDWKLLTNADMSGYLYGHLKVARSCSDKSIRRHISTLKLFYAHAWGLGMLDAPASFSYHFIPDEQKKQGDGKKRVNFDLYNKYVEKDIFERLLGSIKTQSAFEKERDELVLHMGYYCGLRSAEVTDSRNLLTSDLRARIAQAEKADEQTITVPIIGKGEKLRQIDIPPKAFKKIKHFLEGRRSSIVDGPLICTRHGKALFSGHATNTFKSARIAASAHIDDVLTELHLKDPHLHFLTKPSFLNLTFHALRHTYATNLVDFCYKHGYDPWQYVPEQMGHEDEATTKEYVIFDGKLHRREKIRRALNDDHDD